GTCAACCCGAAGAGCGTCACGGGACTGCCTGTGTTCTTCCAGCGCGTCTACGGAACGCGGACGCCGCGCTAGGGAGCACCGGGGGTGGGGCATGCCGAGGTAATTCGGTTGCCCCACCCCGAAGATTCGGTATTATGGAACATGTCGAGGGCAAGCCCCGACACCGCCGAGAGATCGTCAACCCCGAGGGGAAACAACATGACCCAGCAGTACGCCCAGCGCACCGCCGTCCGCACCAACGCGGAGGGCGCCCGGAACGCCACCCTGGAAGACCTGGCAACAATCCTCCAGACCCAGCAGGAAAGGAAGCTCGACGTCATCGCCCCCGCGTCCGCGCTGGACATGCGGGATGGCAACCTGGTGATCCGGGGCGTTGAGCCGCACATTCAGCCGACCGGAGTCGTCAACGTCGATGGCACCTACCGCCCGACCGACGTCGCAGACGAGGGTTTCGCCGACAAGCTGAAGATCCCCACCCAGTACCTGCGTCGCCTGCGCGCCGAGCACCTGCCGCTGTACGACCTGAACGTGAACGGGTGGCTGGAGCAGGAGCCGGAGCGCCGTTTCCTGGTGCGCGCGCTGCGCAGCGACGCCGCCGCGCCGGGTGGAGAGCCCGGCGAGGGAGTCGCCCGCGCTTTCCTGTCGGACAGCTACCGCCTGATCGATAACTTTGATCTGCTGCTGGCCGCGCTGGACGGCATCCGGCAGTCGGGGCACGCCGCGCAGGTCACCGGGTGCGATCTGACCGACCGCCGCATGTACGTCCGCGTCGAGTCCGACGAAGTCGCCGTTCAGGCACGCGAGCTGCTCAAGGGATACCGCTCCCCCTACACCGGGCAGACCGGTGACGAACTCCCGCTGATCTCGGCCGGTTTCGTCATCCGGAACAGCGAAGTCGGAGCGGGCGCGTTCACGATCACGCCGCGCGCGGTCGTGCAGGTGTGCACCAACGGCCTGACCATGACCGAAGACGTCATGCGGGAAGTCCACCTTGGCGGGAAGCAGGATGACGGCGTCATCCAGTGGTCCGGCGCCACGCAGAGCAAGGTTCTGGAGCTCATCACCGCCAAGACCACGGACGCGGTACGTACATTCCTCTCCCGCGACTTCGTGGAAGGCAAGCTTCGGGGGATCGAGGCCGCCGCTGGTCGCCCGGTCGCCAACCCGACGCAGACCATCGAGCACGTCACCAAGAAGCTGAACATCAGCGGCCCGGTGAAGGACCGCATCCTTGCCCATTTCATCCAGGGCAGGCAGATCACGGCCGGAGGCGTAATGCAGGCCATCACCGCCGCCGCGCAGCAGATCCCCAACGCGGATGCGTCGTACGACCTTGAGGCACTTGCGCTGCCTGCGCTGCGAGCCGCAGCCGCGTACGCCGCCTAAACCCCCCGCTCCCCTACGGGGGCCCGGGTGGGCCCGACCCCGCGCCCCACGGGGTCGGGCCCACCCGGGGCACGCCGAGCGCCCCCGACCCCCCGCCGCTAACCGGCGGGGCGCCGTCCCTGCCGAGCAGGGCGAGCGCAGGGAGAGTCCCCGCCCCCCTTCACGGCCCGCCGCTCGGCAGTCGAGAACTGCCGACGCTCCCCACCCCTCACGCCCCCGCCGGCCAGAAAGGCAGCCGCGCCATGCCCATGCACCGCGCACTAATCCGCCCCAGCGACCAAGCCATATCCGCCGCGCACAAGCGCGCCCACCGCGCACTCACCTGCATTCTCGCGGCCCTCGGTACCGGCACGCACACCCTGAACTATGTAGCCCAGGACTCCGACGGGCAATTTGCCACCGTGGCCGCGTCCATCACCCTGCCCCCGGGCCCCACCCGCCTGGAGGCAGACCCCGACGACGTCCGCCGCATCCTCGCCGCGCTCACATTCGCCATCGAGGGCAGCTGTGTGAACCGCGCCGTACTCGTCGCCACCACACAGATGCAGCCCCAACCGCGCGCATGCGGATGGAGCGTCCGGGACGGCTGGCTGCACCCCATGCCGACCGCCGAACTCCAGCAGGCATTGGCCCCCTGCCCCGGCACACCCGGGCCTGCGCGCGAGACCTACGCCGCACCCGCCCTCAACGCGCCGCCCAGGCCAGCCCCTGCCCACGCGACCGAGCACCCTCGAACGTGAAAGGCACTCCCGTGAAGCTTGTGATCACCCCGCAGGCGCAGTTGACCATGACGACGAACCGACTGTCTGAGCCCCGTAGCGTGCTGGACACGGATCGGAAGATCATCGGTTACAGCGTCCAGACTCCGGCCGGAGCGTTCGATCTCGTCACGCTGGACGGCCGGTACGTGGTCCGCTCCTACCGCACGCGCAGTCCAGTGACGGGGTTTGCTCGGAAGCATGCTCCGACCCTGGTTCCGGTCGAGGACACCGTGGTACCGGTCCTCTGCCCCAAGCGTGGTTGCAACGGTGGGCTTCGGTTCACCTCTACCCCGTCATACCAGTGCGAGCGATGCAAGCACCTGACGACGGATGCCCATGCGGAGGGGTGGGAGCGGAAACAGGATCTGACGCACTCTCACCGGATCTTTCACTTGCGCCGCGGTACAAGGGTGGCCGAGACGCTTCTGTGAACGACCCGGACGCGTCGGGCGGGGACAGCGTCAGGCCGATCACCGATCGATCGGCGCTGCCCCCCGGGCCGCTGCCCCGCGTCCGCAGCGGCCCGGCGCGCTGAGCGGGGTTCCGCGACGAATTCGCCCAGTTCTATCGGCGCAAGTTCAACCACTTCCTATGCGCCGGCCGCTGGGCCACCCGCACGGAGGTCTGCCACCCCCCTCCCCCAACCGAGCATCCTCACGCCAAGGAGGCGCACTCGTGTTCAGCCTTTCGACCGCATCCGGAACTGTCCGCATCACCGCCGCCGAGCCCGACGACACCGGCGCAGTCCGCTACACCCTCGCCGGAGCCGTCAGCGGAACCGTGCACGCCGTCGCCACCCACCACCCCTCCCAATGGGACGAGTTCACCGCAGTACGCGTCAGCCTCGGAGCCGCCAACAGCATGGACGAGTTCCCCGCCGAGCCGTTGCCGCGCGTCCGCAGCGGACGCCGCGCTTACCACGGCAGCATCATGCGCCTGCTGAACGAGCCCGCCGACAGCGAATGGGGCTGGAGACTCACCCCCTGCGGCATCCAGGACACCGAGGACCGCGACGCTCCCCCCAAGTCCGCCCACACCCTCGAAACCGTCATGCGCGCCTGCGCCAGCAACTACGCCGCCCGCCCCGACCTCCCGCGACTGTTCGACGTGGCCCGACGACGCGAGACACCGAAGCTCCGCGCATGGCTCGCCGAATTCATCCCATCCGACGAACGCGACATGCGCCGCAGCGAGCAGCAAGCGGAGCAGTACCGCCAGGCCGCGCGCCAGGTCACCGCCGCCTGGTGGCAGGCCGCCCGCTGGTACGCCGCCCAGCCGAGCCCGCTGCTCGCCCTGGTGCTCGCCCCCACCCGCGAAAGCCTCGCCCACCGCGCCAACTATCTGCCGCAGTGGGCCGAGATCCACGACGAGTCCGCCCAGTTCTACCGCCGCAGGCTCAACCACGACCGCACCATGGCCGACGCATTGCGCCGTCCGCGCCGGAGGTCTGCCGCCCCCGCACCCACTGCTGTGTAGAGCCTCGCCACCGTCGACTGTTCCGGCGTCCCGGTACGTGCCCGGACCGCCCCCTGCCCGGCAGCAGCGGCCGGCCGCTCTCCGACCGGCCGCTGCTGCCCCGCTCCACCCGCACGCCTTGACCACAACCGCCGCACTCCAGCCCGTACGGAGACCCGATGGACCGCACCTTGACCCTCGCCCGCCGCGCCAACGGATGGACGTCCAGCGCCCAAGTCGCCGCCATGGCCACCGCTCACGACCATGAGCAGCAGTGCGACAACTGCGGCAAGCCCGGCGCCAGTGTCCTGACCGACGACGGATGGCAGGGCACCGTCCAGAGCTGCCCCGAGTCGGACCGCCTGCGACACATCGAGGAGGAACAG
The Streptomyces lunaelactis genome window above contains:
- a CDS encoding DUF932 domain-containing protein translates to MGHAEVIRLPHPEDSVLWNMSRASPDTAERSSTPRGNNMTQQYAQRTAVRTNAEGARNATLEDLATILQTQQERKLDVIAPASALDMRDGNLVIRGVEPHIQPTGVVNVDGTYRPTDVADEGFADKLKIPTQYLRRLRAEHLPLYDLNVNGWLEQEPERRFLVRALRSDAAAPGGEPGEGVARAFLSDSYRLIDNFDLLLAALDGIRQSGHAAQVTGCDLTDRRMYVRVESDEVAVQARELLKGYRSPYTGQTGDELPLISAGFVIRNSEVGAGAFTITPRAVVQVCTNGLTMTEDVMREVHLGGKQDDGVIQWSGATQSKVLELITAKTTDAVRTFLSRDFVEGKLRGIEAAAGRPVANPTQTIEHVTKKLNISGPVKDRILAHFIQGRQITAGGVMQAITAAAQQIPNADASYDLEALALPALRAAAAYAA